The segment AAGGATTGTCTACAGAAAGTGGCGAAGAGGTTTCGAGTAAAGAAGTGAAACAGATCCTTACAGATTGTATCGGTGCAGAAGATAAACGCAAGCCATTAACTGATGATGCGCTCACAAAGATCCTGAATCAGAAAGGATATAATATTGCCCGGAGAACGGTGGCAAAGTATCGCGAAATGCTGGATATTCCCGTAGCGCGATTGAGAAAAGAACTATGAACAAAAAAGTTGCTCAATTTTTATCGGTTGCACTACACCCTGTGCTCATGCCGACCTATGCTTTACTTTTCATTTTCCAGAACAAAACTTTTTTCTCCTACTCTATTCCCTATCATGCAAAACTTGCACTTTTTCTGATCATCATTCTGAATACACTTATTTTTCCTGTACTGGTTTCATTTATACTGGTTAAAAAAGGAGTGATCAGATCTTTTGAAATGGAAAAAAGAGAAGAACGATTGATTCCCTTTGCAAGTAATTTATTATTGATGATGGTTGCAGCATATCTGATCAATGCATTGCGATTACCACAGGTATTCTTTCAACTGATCTTAGGTGCGATTGCTTCAGTTGCCATTGCTATCACGATCAACTTTAAATGGAAGATCAGTATTCATATGATCGGTGTAGGTGCAATGGTGGGAACGCTTTTCGGATTGTCGACTTTTATGCTTGTCGACTTACGATTTCCAATTATCTTGTCATTCTTTGTTGCAGGTTTACTTGGTTCTGCAAGAATGACTCTGAGGGCAAATAGTGCGGTGCAAATTTACCTGGGGTTTTTGATTGGGTTCTTTTGTGAGTTTCTTTTCTTGAGCTTGTAAAAAATAAAACACTAAGATCACTAAGTTTTTGTCACAAGAACACAAGTGATACTCCCTTTGTGCTCTTGTGACAAAAACTTAGTGATCTTAGTGTTAAAATTTTCCCCTTCTAAAATGTAAAGGATATCCCCACATTCAACGGCGTCAACTCCGGTCCTTTATCTTTTTTGAAAACATCTACAAGTGAATAGTATCCTGATAATGCAACACTACCATAACCGATTCTTCCTGTAACTCCGTATTGAAAATAATTCAATCCTATCATTCCATACGATTTGAATTTTCCGGATCTGTCTTCATATTTCGTATGTGACTGAATCAGATAACCACCTTTTAATCCGGCAGCAACTTTAAATCGTTTTCCTTTATCATTCTCATTAGTCCTTGCACGAAGTTCTAAAGCGAAGTCGATAAAGTTCAATGAAAGTTTATTTGTTTCAAGATCGAATGAATCAGGAACAACTGCAAAATTATTTCTCTTCGCAACATCATCATAATAAAAAACTGCATCAGTATGAACATTCTGAGAACTGATACCAAATCCATAGCCTAATCCAAAATGTCCGGCTTTGCCCATTTTTTCTTTCATGATCAAAAAACTAAATCCTCGTGAGCGAAGTGGTTTCGCTTCGATGGTAGAGGGAAGATTCATCCAGTTGTCTGATGTGATTGAAACGATAAACAGATCGTCAGCTGCTGCAATTTTTCCTAACGCACCGGGCATTGATGATGATGGTGCAGGAGTTTCCTGTGCGTTGGTCGACAGACTAAAGATCACAATAGCTGCCAGACTGAATAATTTTTTCATAATGTATAGTTTGTTGTTTGCTTAAAATTCTTGTTGCTTTTGGCAAAGACCAGGCCGAAATAAAATTGACTTATCCGAATGTAGTAGAAATTTAAAAACGAAAATGATGATGAACAATAAATCATTTCAGTAGAGAACATTAATTTCTTTAAAAAAAACGGGTGTAGCCTGTAATGACTACACCCTTACGTGGGCCCTGATGGAATCGAACCATCCACCCACAGATTATGAGTCTGTTGCTCTAACCGAATGAGCTAAGGGCCCGGTAAATTTTGGGTGACAAAGGTATCTTTTAAGGGGAATAATTACAAATTGTGTAGTTCTTTTTGTATCAGGTCAGGTCAAAAGGGCAAGGGTCAAAGGTCAAGGGTTAAACTTGTACTTCTTAATATTCAAAATATTGGTAATCAGATTATTGTTGAATAATTGTTGTTTCCCGGATCAGTTTCTTATACATATATATATGTATGAACTTAAAACTGGAAGATAACTCCTAAAGCCGGAGTGAAATTTTTGTCGACGTTTTCGAGCAGGACCGGAATGGCATTGGAGCCGTCGGATCTCAGAGGATTTCCATCTGTAGTTTCAAAAGCAGTATTATCTGCATTTCGTTTGAATGTATAGTAGTCTTTTGAAACAGACTTTGACATTAATGCATTTTGAAAATCGAGATAGATATTCAGTGACGTCCGTTTAAAATTGAACTTCTTGTCAATACGTACATCAAGTTGATTGAATGCAGGCAATCGTTCACTATTTAATTTTGAATAATCAGATACTCCTTGGCCTGTGATCGTATATGTTTTCTTCGATTCATCGAGATCATAAGGAGTATAAGGTGCTCCTCCTGATAAACGATATTTCAAACCAAGCTCCCAGCCTTTTTTGAATTTTTTACCTGCTATCAGCGAAACTAAATTTCTTGTATCCCAACTTGAGGCAACATATTTATTATTGAAACCGGAAAATTGAGAATAGAAAAATGTAAAGGAAGCTGTAACATAAAAATCCTTCTTTAACTTTTGTTGAACAAACAATTCAGTTCCGTAACTGCGACCTTTGCCCTGACTTGATACCGCCTCATTTCCTATCACACCAAAATCATTTCCGAGATTGGCCAGTGAGATTGCTGAAGCGCGTGATACAGGATAATTATCATACTTTTTATAAAATCCTTCTACTGTAATTCGGAGAGAACTTGTCGGAAGAATCTCGAATCCGCCGGCAAGGTGATCGCAGATTATATTCTGTGCTCTTGAATTTTCCAGATTGCCCAAACTGTTTCTATATCCCAATACAGTATACGACGGCATTTTAATATAACGACCAACGGTTGCATTGATATTTACTTGTGGCGAGACTGAATAAGAAGCTGTAAAGCGTGTAGAAAAACTTTCTTCAAAATAAATTTCTGTTACTGGAAAGCTATTAAAGTCAAGCCTTACTCCCAGCGTCATTGAAAGTTTTTCCTGAAACATTTTCTTACTGACCGATCCGAAAGCACCATACTTTATAAACTCGATGGCAGTATTAAATCCTGTAAATACCGCAGGAGAAATAACCGTTCCGTTAGAATCAAAGACTTCATTAGCGACCTTTGCAAAAAGATCATTATCATACTTTACATACTGAAAACTTGCGCCATAAGAGAACTTCCAGTTACGAATCAGTTTGTTGACATCAAGTCGAAGTTTATTTTCGATCTCATTGGAATTAGAACGAAAAGTTCGCTTACTCTCATTTCCGAAATCAG is part of the Bacteroidota bacterium genome and harbors:
- a CDS encoding PorT family protein gives rise to the protein MKKLFSLAAIVIFSLSTNAQETPAPSSSMPGALGKIAAADDLFIVSITSDNWMNLPSTIEAKPLRSRGFSFLIMKEKMGKAGHFGLGYGFGISSQNVHTDAVFYYDDVAKRNNFAVVPDSFDLETNKLSLNFIDFALELRARTNENDKGKRFKVAAGLKGGYLIQSHTKYEDRSGKFKSYGMIGLNYFQYGVTGRIGYGSVALSGYYSLVDVFKKDKGPELTPLNVGISFTF
- a CDS encoding TonB-dependent receptor — protein: MINRFLLVTFFVLSNIVHAQSTGEIFGTVKDRNTQELLFSVTLQIEGTQIGAVTDVDGRFKIENIPPGSYNIRIGLLGYVSQTLYNIVVTTGNSNELNILLEPSSQELKEVNITATTFGKQLESPLSIQSLSAEEIRNNAGGNYDISKVIQALPGVGGTGGNAARNDLIIRGGAPSENVYYLDGVEVPQINHFSTQGSSGGPQGILNVSFIEDVSLSTSSFAAKYDNVLSSVLQIRQRDGNPEKAEGNVRLSSTELALSMEGPISKKTTYLASARRSYLQYFFQLIDLPIRPNYWDFQYKVTHKFNKKTSLTAIGLGAIDEFTFAVPKKSDATKEYIIRSYPTISQWNYTVGFTLKHLFENGYYNLTISRNMFNNKLDQFADADFGNESKRTFRSNSNEIENKLRLDVNKLIRNWKFSYGASFQYVKYDNDLFAKVANEVFDSNGTVISPAVFTGFNTAIEFIKYGAFGSVSKKMFQEKLSMTLGVRLDFNSFPVTEIYFEESFSTRFTASYSVSPQVNINATVGRYIKMPSYTVLGYRNSLGNLENSRAQNIICDHLAGGFEILPTSSLRITVEGFYKKYDNYPVSRASAISLANLGNDFGVIGNEAVSSQGKGRSYGTELFVQQKLKKDFYVTASFTFFYSQFSGFNNKYVASSWDTRNLVSLIAGKKFKKGWELGLKYRLSGGAPYTPYDLDESKKTYTITGQGVSDYSKLNSERLPAFNQLDVRIDKKFNFKRTSLNIYLDFQNALMSKSVSKDYYTFKRNADNTAFETTDGNPLRSDGSNAIPVLLENVDKNFTPALGVIFQF